A genomic region of Bactrocera dorsalis isolate Fly_Bdor chromosome 3, ASM2337382v1, whole genome shotgun sequence contains the following coding sequences:
- the LOC105222354 gene encoding mitochondrial potassium channel ATP-binding subunit isoform X2 yields the protein MIRLLATNCNRHLTQQLPKFQQVPQTQLNGIRDFSGHLKNANKLLRVVEQQASRAAETGGKRILNTRLILLSGCGVTLGLGTRTYLAFARQAQCESNRLAGVIQKTLQQEDNKFDWRRFWSYLEPHLWELLGAIAAALIVAFINIRIPNLLGDLVNTLARYANTYVKDPLHNSFFSDVRRPASNLLSLYFLQSGFTFVYIYLLSRVGERIAAKLRQDLFKQIILQDISFFDANRTGELVNRLTADVQDFKACFKQFFSQGLRSMAQLVGGGVSLFLISPHMAAIALAAVPVVVAFMSYLGRKLRNLSKDAQAQSERATAVCEEALSNIRTVRSSACEYSEMELFKRETNEAARLAQDLGYGIAIFQGLTNFFLNGLVLTTLFMGGHLMSTESLSPGALMAFLVASQGVQRSLAQGSILLGTMIRGMTAGSRVFEYLQLQPKVELLRGYEIPPKHLNGEIRFENVSFAYPSRPDHVVLKDFNLILRPGQTVALVGASGSGKSTVAALVERFYEPTSGNIKLDGYKLSDIGPYWLRGNVLGFIEQQPILFATTILENIRYGRPAAKNEEIYAAAKLSQSHDFVSALPDGYDTNVGERGTQLSGGQRQRIAIARALLKNPKILILDEATSALDATSEAEVQKALDTAVLNRTTLVIAHRLSTIRNADLIVVMEHGRIVESGKHEELMAKRGLYYDLVRQQERQPVQEPQEIETNTAGGDESNFSTTTDRPNMQQG from the exons ATGATTCGATTGTTAGCAACTAATTGCAA TCGCCATTTAACACAGCAATTGCCGAAATTCCAACAAGTGCCTCAAACACAGCTCAATGGCATACGCGATTTTAGCGgtcatttaaaaaatgcaaacaaactcCTACGCGTAGTGGAGCAGCAGGCGAGTAGAGCGGCGGAGACGGGAGGGAAGCGTATATTAAACACACGCCTCATATTACTCAGCGGCTGTGGTGTCACACTGGGGTTGGGCACACGCACATATCTAGCATTTGCGCGGCAAGCGCAATGTGAAAGCAATAGATTAGCAGGTGTAATACAGAAAACATTGCAACAGGAAGATAACAAATTCGATTGGCGCCGGTTTTGGTCCTATTTGGAGCCACACTTGTGGGAGCTGCTCGGTGCTATTGCT GCTGCTCTGATTGTGGCATTCATCAATATACGGATTCCCAATCTTCTTGGGGATTTGGTCAACACCCTAGCGCGCTACGCCAATACTTACGTGAAGGACCCGCTCCACAATTCATTCTTCAGCGATGTCAGGCGCCCAGCGAGTAACTTGCTCAGCCTGTATTTCTTGCAATCGGGCTTTACATTCGTGTATATATATCTGCTTAGCCGGGTTGGTGAACGCATAGCTGCCAAGCTGCGACAAGATCTCTTCAAACAGATCATTTTGCAAGATATTAGCTTTTTCGATGCAAATCGCACCGGAGAACTAGTGAATCGTCTAACCGCTGATGTCCAAGATTTCAAAGCATGCTTTAAGCAATTCTTCTCGCAAGGTCTGCGCAGTATGGCTCAATTGGTGGGTGGTGGAGTGTCACTTTTTCTGATATCACCTCATATGGCTGCAATCGCGTTGGCAGCTGTACCTGTAGTTGTGGCCTTCATGTCATATCTGGGGCGGAAATTACGCAATTTGAGCAAGGATGCACAAGCTCAG tcgGAACGTGCTACAGCTGTGTGTGAGGAAGCTTTGTCCAATATACGTACTGTGCGTTCAAGCGCTTGTGAGTATAGTGAGATGGAGCTATTCAAACGCGAAACTAATGAAGCAGCAAGATTGGCGCAAGACCTCGGTTATGGCATTGCCATATTCCAAGGTCTGACGAACTTCTTCCTTAATGGTTTGGTTTTGACTACGCTTTTCATGGGTGGCCATCTGATGTCCACCGAAAGCCTTTCACCAGGCGCTTTAATGGCTTTCCTGGTTGCATCTCAAGGTGTGCAACGTTCGTTGGCTCAAGGGTCGATATTGTTGGGTACTATGATACGTGGCATGACTGCTGGTTCGCGGGTGTTTGAG TATCTACAACTTCAGCCTAAAGTGGAACTGTTGAGAGGCTATGAGATTCCACCAAAGCACCTTAACGGTGAAATTCGATTTGAAAACGTTTCATTTGCATATCCTTCCAGACCAGAtcat GTCGTTTTGAAAGACTTCAACTTAATATTGCGTCCCGGTCAAACAGTGGCGCTTGTCGGCGCTTCAGGATCCGGCAAATCAACGGTTGCCGCGCTGGTGGAACGCTTCTATGAGCCAACATCTGGTAATATTAAACTGGATGGTTACAAACTGTCTGACATTGGGCCATATTGGCTGCGCGGCAATGTGCTCGGTTTCATCGAACAACAACCAATACTATTTGCCACAACTATACTGGAGAATATAAGATACGGTCGGCCAGCCGCTAAAAATGAAGAGATTTACGCTGCTGCAAAACTATCGCAATCACATGACTTTGTTAGCGCGCTGCCTGATGGATACGATACGAATGTTGGCGAGCGCGGCACACAATTAAGTGGTGGCCAGCGACAACGAATTGCCATAGCGCGTGCGTTgcttaaaaatccaaaaattcttatattaGATGAAGCCACCAGTGCACTGGACGCTACAAGTGAAGCCGAAGTACAGAAAGCTTTAGATACAGCGGTACTTAATCGAACGACCTTGGTAATAGCACATCGGCTATCGACCATAAGGAATGCTGACTTGATTGTTGTGATGGAACATGGTCGTATAGTGGAG
- the LOC105222354 gene encoding mitochondrial potassium channel ATP-binding subunit isoform X1, with protein sequence MIRLLATNCKYDSKFKVQSGASQVRHLTQQLPKFQQVPQTQLNGIRDFSGHLKNANKLLRVVEQQASRAAETGGKRILNTRLILLSGCGVTLGLGTRTYLAFARQAQCESNRLAGVIQKTLQQEDNKFDWRRFWSYLEPHLWELLGAIAAALIVAFINIRIPNLLGDLVNTLARYANTYVKDPLHNSFFSDVRRPASNLLSLYFLQSGFTFVYIYLLSRVGERIAAKLRQDLFKQIILQDISFFDANRTGELVNRLTADVQDFKACFKQFFSQGLRSMAQLVGGGVSLFLISPHMAAIALAAVPVVVAFMSYLGRKLRNLSKDAQAQSERATAVCEEALSNIRTVRSSACEYSEMELFKRETNEAARLAQDLGYGIAIFQGLTNFFLNGLVLTTLFMGGHLMSTESLSPGALMAFLVASQGVQRSLAQGSILLGTMIRGMTAGSRVFEYLQLQPKVELLRGYEIPPKHLNGEIRFENVSFAYPSRPDHVVLKDFNLILRPGQTVALVGASGSGKSTVAALVERFYEPTSGNIKLDGYKLSDIGPYWLRGNVLGFIEQQPILFATTILENIRYGRPAAKNEEIYAAAKLSQSHDFVSALPDGYDTNVGERGTQLSGGQRQRIAIARALLKNPKILILDEATSALDATSEAEVQKALDTAVLNRTTLVIAHRLSTIRNADLIVVMEHGRIVESGKHEELMAKRGLYYDLVRQQERQPVQEPQEIETNTAGGDESNFSTTTDRPNMQQG encoded by the exons ATGATTCGATTGTTAGCAACTAATTGCAAGTATGACAGCAAATTCAAAGTGCAAAGCGGCGCTTCACAAGT TCGCCATTTAACACAGCAATTGCCGAAATTCCAACAAGTGCCTCAAACACAGCTCAATGGCATACGCGATTTTAGCGgtcatttaaaaaatgcaaacaaactcCTACGCGTAGTGGAGCAGCAGGCGAGTAGAGCGGCGGAGACGGGAGGGAAGCGTATATTAAACACACGCCTCATATTACTCAGCGGCTGTGGTGTCACACTGGGGTTGGGCACACGCACATATCTAGCATTTGCGCGGCAAGCGCAATGTGAAAGCAATAGATTAGCAGGTGTAATACAGAAAACATTGCAACAGGAAGATAACAAATTCGATTGGCGCCGGTTTTGGTCCTATTTGGAGCCACACTTGTGGGAGCTGCTCGGTGCTATTGCT GCTGCTCTGATTGTGGCATTCATCAATATACGGATTCCCAATCTTCTTGGGGATTTGGTCAACACCCTAGCGCGCTACGCCAATACTTACGTGAAGGACCCGCTCCACAATTCATTCTTCAGCGATGTCAGGCGCCCAGCGAGTAACTTGCTCAGCCTGTATTTCTTGCAATCGGGCTTTACATTCGTGTATATATATCTGCTTAGCCGGGTTGGTGAACGCATAGCTGCCAAGCTGCGACAAGATCTCTTCAAACAGATCATTTTGCAAGATATTAGCTTTTTCGATGCAAATCGCACCGGAGAACTAGTGAATCGTCTAACCGCTGATGTCCAAGATTTCAAAGCATGCTTTAAGCAATTCTTCTCGCAAGGTCTGCGCAGTATGGCTCAATTGGTGGGTGGTGGAGTGTCACTTTTTCTGATATCACCTCATATGGCTGCAATCGCGTTGGCAGCTGTACCTGTAGTTGTGGCCTTCATGTCATATCTGGGGCGGAAATTACGCAATTTGAGCAAGGATGCACAAGCTCAG tcgGAACGTGCTACAGCTGTGTGTGAGGAAGCTTTGTCCAATATACGTACTGTGCGTTCAAGCGCTTGTGAGTATAGTGAGATGGAGCTATTCAAACGCGAAACTAATGAAGCAGCAAGATTGGCGCAAGACCTCGGTTATGGCATTGCCATATTCCAAGGTCTGACGAACTTCTTCCTTAATGGTTTGGTTTTGACTACGCTTTTCATGGGTGGCCATCTGATGTCCACCGAAAGCCTTTCACCAGGCGCTTTAATGGCTTTCCTGGTTGCATCTCAAGGTGTGCAACGTTCGTTGGCTCAAGGGTCGATATTGTTGGGTACTATGATACGTGGCATGACTGCTGGTTCGCGGGTGTTTGAG TATCTACAACTTCAGCCTAAAGTGGAACTGTTGAGAGGCTATGAGATTCCACCAAAGCACCTTAACGGTGAAATTCGATTTGAAAACGTTTCATTTGCATATCCTTCCAGACCAGAtcat GTCGTTTTGAAAGACTTCAACTTAATATTGCGTCCCGGTCAAACAGTGGCGCTTGTCGGCGCTTCAGGATCCGGCAAATCAACGGTTGCCGCGCTGGTGGAACGCTTCTATGAGCCAACATCTGGTAATATTAAACTGGATGGTTACAAACTGTCTGACATTGGGCCATATTGGCTGCGCGGCAATGTGCTCGGTTTCATCGAACAACAACCAATACTATTTGCCACAACTATACTGGAGAATATAAGATACGGTCGGCCAGCCGCTAAAAATGAAGAGATTTACGCTGCTGCAAAACTATCGCAATCACATGACTTTGTTAGCGCGCTGCCTGATGGATACGATACGAATGTTGGCGAGCGCGGCACACAATTAAGTGGTGGCCAGCGACAACGAATTGCCATAGCGCGTGCGTTgcttaaaaatccaaaaattcttatattaGATGAAGCCACCAGTGCACTGGACGCTACAAGTGAAGCCGAAGTACAGAAAGCTTTAGATACAGCGGTACTTAATCGAACGACCTTGGTAATAGCACATCGGCTATCGACCATAAGGAATGCTGACTTGATTGTTGTGATGGAACATGGTCGTATAGTGGAG